The window ACAGGCAGAAGTAGAAATTGCTTTGGAAACGAGAAATTCTCAACATATTGAACAAATTGTCGAAGAAATGCACCAGATAGGTTATGTGGCGGATATCTTGAAATAGTAGTAAATTTTTTTTGAATAAATTAAAAGAAAGTTTTGAAATAAGAAGGAATTTGCCTTTCGCTGAAGAATATCTAGGCTAACATAATTTGGTAACAGCGGAAGGTGGTGAAGATTTGCACGTAACTGATGTTAGGGTACGAAAAGTGCTCCAGGAAGGAAAGATGAAAGCCATTGTATCTGTCACCCTGGATGATGCCTTTGTAATCCATGACGTAAAAGTGGTTGAAGGTCAGAACGGACTTTTTGTGGCTATGCCCAGTAGAAAAACCCCCGATGGTGAGTTCCGAGACATTGCCCATCCCATTACTTCTTCTGCCAGAGAAATTATCCAAAGCGCAGTCCTGCAAGCTTACCAAGAAGCGATTTAAGTTAAGTCAATCCAATAGAGAAAATGAGGGAGCGAATGCTCCCTTTTTATGTCGGAATTTTCTTTGTTTTTACTAATTTTGTCGAACAAAGAGGAAATGATCTTTTTCCGTGGAAAAATTAAGCTTGGTGGAAAGACTTTTCCCCTTCGAGGATATGCTATATTTAGTAAGAAAAGGGAGCTTCCTTAAAACCCTGTGGAAGGAGGAGGTCTTCCGTTTCAGATCTTTCATCCTACAACATGGATATACTCTAGTGATAAGGAGGGGGCCGGATGGAGCTTGCTGCGGTGGTCCTGGCGGCAGGTAAAGGGACACGGATGAAATCCGATTTACCCAAAGTATTGCATCCTATTTGCGGACAACCCATGCTGGGTCAGGTGTTGGGAGCGGTTGCTCAAGCCGGAGTGACTCGAACGGTGGTTGTGGCCGGTTTTGGCTTTAAACAGGTTGCAGACTTTGTAGGGAACCGGGCCAGGGTGGTGCTGCAAGAAGAACAACTGGGTACAGCCCATGCCTTACTGCAGGCGGAAGGAGAATTGGCGGATTTCTCCGGTAATCTTCTGGTGGTTTGTGGAGATA is drawn from Desulforamulus ruminis DSM 2154 and contains these coding sequences:
- the spoVG gene encoding septation regulator SpoVG: MHVTDVRVRKVLQEGKMKAIVSVTLDDAFVIHDVKVVEGQNGLFVAMPSRKTPDGEFRDIAHPITSSAREIIQSAVLQAYQEAI